The Eschrichtius robustus isolate mEscRob2 chromosome 16, mEscRob2.pri, whole genome shotgun sequence DNA segment TCACACTTGTGAGAAAGTGAGATAAAATGGCAAATAATGTCTTATTATTATAAcgaaaatagttttgacttaaTGGACCATCTGTAAGAGGACTTCCTGAGAACCTCTGGATAGACTAACAGGCAAACACAGGGGTCAGCCAGAAGTGTTTATTGACGGAGTTTGAGAATCCACTGTGGTCAGACTCAGCGTAGCTTCACCTGCCTTCTGATGACTTTAGGTTTCAAAGAACTTAAACTTTCCATGGAAGGCTTTTTGGCTGGTACTTGGGCTTCACACagcacattttattatttgtgcaGTAAACATAGACCCTttccttcttgaaacatttctggCGGCATTTGCCATGAAGATTCCAGCATCTTAGGGTGCTacctgaaaagaaagaagaacagagacaGTGTCAGTCCTAAGAAGAGGTAGATTCTGGATTTGAATTGTCTGTAAAAGGATTAAAACAGATGTGATAGAGGGTGCTCAGTTTCCTTTGACTCTGACCCtggtcctctctttttttcccttcttctccctttcaaaaaattgtggtaaaatacaaataacataaa contains these protein-coding regions:
- the DEFB123 gene encoding beta-defensin 123, whose product is MKLLLLTLAALLLLFQLTPGSTLRCWNLHGKCRQKCFKKERVYVYCTNNKMCCVKPKYQPKSLPWKV